From Desulfuromonas soudanensis, the proteins below share one genomic window:
- a CDS encoding HAMP domain-containing methyl-accepting chemotaxis protein, producing the protein MKWQDLKIGTKLAVGFGCLLLLVATAGIVGFSGLRTVGHSLTVISEEEAPLVDAAMEMKISLMQAMTAMDEFMAATSVIASDDVSQLGVIEERYQAALTSFDIAATAILDGGELEGGTRIIKTDNAALASLVRKADETHNGRYQSAAREMMQDGRDLLVKKGEADAAMKSMEGVFDEVSGDVATVEKMLQKEIAKLSAEAHIGAAAQAILREEVPLADMINEIKSDLTLTRVFIEEFVQSRDLVELGEIEEKYRQTVAAFDRDVSAILNGGVVDGVTIFATDNAAIREAVRELDQNHEGFQKSAAALMAAQRAMVEKSAQTAAVMAQLDQAGADAEMMLTEVEKLTGEEMTAAKESGRASTQNAIAVLISVLAGAILLGIFLGVIITRAITGPIDKGVKLAEEIARGDFSLRLNLKRNDEIGDLAKALDNMSDNLQRAADVAEQIARGDLGVEVKLASDKDQLGRALESMGTILNDVIGQVKVAGDNVTSGSLAMSASSQEMSQGASEQAAAAEEASASIEQMSANIRQNAENALQTEKIAVKAAEDTREGGIAVKETVGAMKQIAQKIMIIEEIARQTNLLALNAAIEAARAGDHGKGFAVVAAEVRKLAERSQIAAGEIGGLSTSSVEVAERAGKLLDIIVPNIQKTAELVQEISAASREQDAGAEQISKAIQQLDTVIQQNASASEEIASTAEELSSQSEQLQEMIAFFTLAGTVKGQGGKRLGSALSKQSASEQKLRIAPVQKSENKANGAPGLSLKKGYNGLLDGVSLNLDGRDDKLDDEFMSY; encoded by the coding sequence ATGAAATGGCAAGATCTGAAGATAGGGACCAAACTCGCCGTCGGCTTCGGCTGTCTCCTCCTGCTGGTGGCGACCGCCGGGATCGTCGGCTTCTCCGGGCTGCGGACCGTAGGCCATTCCCTGACGGTCATCTCCGAGGAGGAGGCGCCCCTCGTCGACGCGGCGATGGAGATGAAGATCTCCCTCATGCAGGCGATGACGGCCATGGACGAATTCATGGCCGCCACCTCGGTGATCGCCTCCGACGACGTCTCGCAGCTCGGCGTCATCGAAGAGCGCTACCAGGCCGCGTTGACCAGCTTTGACATTGCAGCGACGGCGATCCTCGACGGCGGGGAACTCGAGGGCGGGACGCGGATCATCAAGACCGACAACGCGGCGCTGGCCTCCCTGGTGCGCAAGGCCGATGAAACCCATAACGGCCGCTACCAGAGCGCCGCCCGGGAGATGATGCAGGACGGGCGCGACCTCCTGGTAAAAAAGGGAGAGGCCGATGCCGCCATGAAATCAATGGAAGGGGTCTTCGACGAGGTCAGTGGCGACGTCGCCACCGTCGAGAAGATGCTGCAGAAGGAGATCGCCAAACTGTCCGCCGAAGCCCACATCGGCGCCGCCGCCCAGGCGATCCTCCGCGAGGAGGTCCCCCTGGCCGACATGATCAACGAGATCAAGTCCGACCTCACCCTCACCCGGGTCTTCATCGAAGAGTTCGTCCAGAGCCGCGATCTCGTCGAACTCGGCGAAATCGAAGAAAAATACCGGCAGACCGTCGCGGCGTTCGACAGGGATGTCTCGGCAATCCTCAACGGCGGGGTGGTCGACGGTGTAACAATCTTCGCCACCGACAATGCCGCCATCCGCGAGGCCGTCAGGGAACTCGACCAGAACCACGAAGGGTTCCAGAAGAGCGCCGCGGCGCTAATGGCCGCGCAACGGGCGATGGTGGAAAAATCGGCTCAGACCGCAGCGGTCATGGCCCAGCTCGATCAGGCCGGAGCCGACGCCGAGATGATGCTCACCGAGGTGGAAAAACTCACCGGCGAGGAGATGACCGCCGCCAAAGAGAGCGGCCGCGCCTCGACGCAGAACGCCATCGCCGTCCTCATCAGCGTCCTCGCCGGGGCCATTCTCCTCGGCATCTTCCTCGGGGTGATCATCACCCGCGCCATCACCGGACCCATCGACAAGGGAGTCAAACTCGCCGAAGAGATCGCCCGCGGCGACTTCTCCCTGCGCCTCAATCTCAAGCGCAACGACGAGATCGGCGACCTCGCCAAAGCCCTCGACAATATGTCGGACAATTTGCAGCGGGCTGCCGACGTCGCCGAGCAGATCGCCAGGGGCGATCTCGGGGTCGAGGTCAAGCTCGCCTCCGACAAAGATCAGCTGGGTCGGGCCCTGGAGAGCATGGGAACGATCCTCAACGACGTCATCGGCCAGGTCAAGGTCGCCGGCGACAATGTCACCTCGGGAAGCCTGGCGATGAGCGCCTCGTCTCAGGAGATGTCCCAGGGGGCCTCCGAACAGGCCGCCGCCGCGGAGGAGGCCTCCGCCTCCATCGAGCAGATGTCGGCCAACATCCGCCAGAATGCCGAGAACGCCCTGCAGACGGAAAAGATTGCCGTCAAGGCGGCCGAGGATACGCGGGAAGGGGGAATCGCGGTGAAGGAGACCGTGGGCGCCATGAAGCAGATCGCCCAGAAGATTATGATCATCGAGGAGATCGCCCGCCAGACCAACCTCCTGGCTCTCAACGCCGCCATCGAAGCGGCCCGCGCTGGCGACCACGGCAAGGGATTTGCCGTCGTCGCCGCCGAGGTGCGCAAGCTCGCCGAACGCAGCCAGATCGCCGCAGGGGAGATCGGTGGTCTCTCGACCTCGAGCGTCGAGGTCGCAGAGAGGGCAGGAAAACTCCTGGATATCATCGTTCCCAACATCCAGAAAACGGCCGAACTGGTCCAGGAGATCAGCGCCGCCAGCCGGGAGCAGGATGCCGGGGCCGAGCAGATCAGCAAGGCGATCCAGCAGCTTGACACGGTCATTCAGCAGAACGCCTCGGCCTCCGAAGAGATCGCCTCGACGGCCGAAGAACTCTCCAGCCAGTCCGAGCAGTTGCAAGAGATGATCGCCTTCTTCACCCTCGCAGGCACCGTCAAGGGTCAGGGCGGTAAACGCCTCGGCAGCGCCCTGAGCAAACAATCGGCCTCCGAGCAAAAGCTGCGCATCGCCCCCGTGCAGAAGAGCGAGAACAAGGCGAACGGAGCCCCCGGCCTTTCCCTCAAGAAGGGTTACAACGGTCTTCTCGATGGCGTCAGTCTCAACCTCGACGGACGGGACGACAAGCTGGACGACGAATTCATGAGCTATTAA
- a CDS encoding chemotaxis protein CheW encodes MSVTEINATEQYVTFKLGDACFAVEVSRAREILDFREVTRVPQTPNFMLGVINLRGNVVPVIDMRLKLGMPATERTIDTCIIVMEIRIDGEVLIVGALADSVQEVSEFQSDMIEPPPRIGSRLNTQYLKGMCNVDDQFVIILDIDRIFSAEELSLVQTVGEAALAS; translated from the coding sequence ATGAGTGTGACAGAAATAAACGCCACAGAGCAGTACGTGACCTTCAAGCTCGGCGACGCGTGTTTCGCCGTCGAGGTGAGCCGGGCCCGGGAAATTCTGGACTTCCGCGAGGTGACGCGGGTTCCGCAAACCCCCAACTTCATGCTCGGGGTCATCAACCTGCGGGGCAACGTCGTCCCCGTCATCGACATGCGCCTCAAACTGGGGATGCCAGCGACGGAAAGGACCATCGATACCTGCATCATCGTCATGGAGATCCGAATCGACGGCGAGGTGCTGATCGTGGGTGCGCTGGCCGACTCGGTTCAAGAAGTCAGCGAGTTCCAGTCCGACATGATCGAGCCGCCGCCGCGCATCGGCTCCCGGCTGAATACCCAATACCTCAAGGGGATGTGCAATGTCGATGACCAGTTCGTCATCATTCTCGATATCGACCGGATATTTTCCGCCGAGGAACTGAGCCTGGTGCAGACCGTTGGCGAGGCGGCTCTCGCCTCCTGA
- a CDS encoding RHS repeat-associated core domain-containing protein, whose protein sequence is MLQNIDYSYDRVGNITLTENQPFITRDATSRSVVQEYGYDDLHRLTSAVGKYAIGSDHLDRYAGTFAYDSIGNFQTKDQRHWYEDPLTGIQSDRPKTSYSFAYQYQGPQPHAVTNVGGNTYKYDDNGNLALRVDDQTGQTRQILWNEENRITSLLDQGKETVFRYDDGGTRIFKSGKYGETIYVDPNFSIREGEVASKHIFAGSTRIATKMVMKENRTGASKKTYVRPTDTKGHSATVPEKSQGNHGQVDKTLDPVLQEQANGKGWEQRDRKTSSANGKGLGKEKRNANGGDAARETLLPGNSEKGLENALSSGNGSKTGIYKRLDRLGYEVTIDHRIVPRGTDPTDPDDGAPIFTGPTIPEEQQIYYFHGDHLGSSSVITDRFGRNYEHLEYFPYGETWVEETRSERNLPFKFTGKELDPETGLYYFGARYYDPQVSVWVSVDPILGDYIDGKVNGGVYNPSIIGLYSYVTQNPLRFIDPNGLWQTDVHRDKTREWSEAAGFNGKQAELIANADNGVDNEFGSKSYLPVLGDQSYHFNTNNNGNDSRMEKFQYHFDKSVEAGKKANNWRTSEKGIIGWIKNKIANFYETKSLKELGTSLHPLQDVDAHTDGLTQDVMVPKTKLSLMKYHDSPELFNTGPNLADDSKGIVPGSNGTARLAVTQGKTEGVFRAYREAVNQQ, encoded by the coding sequence GTGCTGCAGAACATCGACTACAGCTACGACAGGGTCGGCAACATCACCCTGACCGAGAACCAGCCCTTCATCACCCGCGACGCCACCAGCCGCAGCGTGGTGCAGGAGTACGGCTACGACGACCTGCATCGGCTGACCTCGGCCGTGGGGAAATACGCCATCGGCAGCGATCACCTCGATCGCTACGCCGGCACTTTTGCCTACGACAGCATCGGCAACTTCCAGACCAAGGACCAGCGCCACTGGTATGAGGACCCGCTCACCGGCATCCAGTCCGACCGGCCCAAGACGAGCTACAGCTTCGCCTACCAGTACCAGGGGCCTCAGCCCCACGCCGTCACCAACGTCGGCGGCAACACTTACAAATACGACGACAACGGCAACCTGGCCCTGCGCGTCGACGACCAGACCGGCCAGACCCGGCAGATCCTCTGGAACGAGGAGAACCGCATTACTAGTCTCCTCGACCAGGGGAAGGAGACGGTCTTCCGCTATGACGACGGCGGAACCCGCATCTTCAAGAGCGGCAAGTACGGCGAGACGATCTACGTCGATCCCAACTTCTCCATCCGCGAAGGGGAAGTGGCCAGCAAGCACATCTTCGCCGGCAGCACCCGCATCGCCACCAAAATGGTGATGAAGGAGAACAGAACCGGCGCCAGCAAAAAGACCTACGTGCGTCCGACCGACACCAAGGGGCACAGCGCCACCGTCCCCGAAAAGAGCCAGGGGAACCACGGCCAGGTCGACAAGACGCTCGACCCCGTCCTGCAGGAGCAGGCCAACGGCAAAGGGTGGGAGCAGCGCGACCGCAAGACCTCTAGCGCCAACGGCAAGGGGCTCGGCAAGGAGAAGCGCAACGCCAACGGCGGGGACGCGGCACGGGAGACGCTCCTCCCCGGCAACAGCGAGAAGGGCTTGGAGAACGCCCTTTCCAGCGGCAACGGCAGCAAGACCGGCATCTACAAGCGCCTCGACCGCCTCGGCTACGAGGTGACCATCGACCACCGCATCGTCCCCAGGGGGACGGACCCGACCGATCCCGACGACGGCGCTCCCATCTTCACCGGCCCGACGATCCCCGAGGAGCAGCAGATCTACTACTTCCACGGCGATCACCTGGGGAGCTCAAGCGTCATCACCGACCGCTTCGGGCGCAACTACGAGCACCTGGAGTACTTCCCCTACGGCGAGACCTGGGTTGAAGAGACCCGCAGCGAGCGGAATCTGCCGTTCAAGTTTACGGGGAAGGAGCTCGATCCGGAGACGGGGCTGTATTACTTCGGGGCGCGGTATTATGATCCGCAGGTGAGTGTTTGGGTGAGTGTGGATCCGATACTGGGGGATTATATTGACGGAAAAGTCAACGGGGGTGTGTATAACCCCTCAATCATTGGATTGTACTCCTATGTCACACAAAATCCTCTCAGGTTCATTGATCCGAACGGCTTGTGGCAAACAGATGTTCATCGTGATAAGACAAGAGAGTGGTCGGAGGCTGCAGGTTTTAATGGCAAACAGGCCGAGTTAATTGCTAATGCCGATAATGGTGTTGATAATGAATTTGGAAGCAAGAGTTATCTTCCAGTGCTTGGAGATCAAAGTTATCATTTTAATACTAACAATAACGGCAATGACTCACGAATGGAGAAGTTTCAATATCATTTTGATAAATCCGTCGAGGCAGGAAAGAAAGCCAATAATTGGCGAACTTCAGAAAAAGGCATAATAGGATGGATTAAAAACAAAATAGCAAATTTTTATGAAACAAAATCTCTGAAAGAATTAGGTACATCTCTTCACCCTCTGCAGGACGTAGACGCACATACTGATGGATTAACCCAAGATGTGATGGTTCCGAAAACCAAGCTTTCGTTGATGAAATACCATGATTCGCCAGAACTTTTTAACACTGGACCGAACCTGGCCGATGACAGTAAAGGTATTGTTCCCGGCTCAAACGGCACAGCTCGACTGGCAGTCACGCAGGGGAAAACCGAAGGTGTTTTTAGAGCCTACAGAGAAGCGGTCAATCAACAGTAG
- a CDS encoding response regulator has product MNKKKRIMVVDDSFSIRQMMTFTLKQAGYEAIEAVDGKDALTKFATEDVQMLITDLNMPNMDGTSLIREVRKNAANRFMPILMLTTESQESKRQEGKSAGASAWIVKPFKAEQLLGVVKMVLA; this is encoded by the coding sequence ATGAACAAGAAGAAAAGAATTATGGTTGTTGACGATTCGTTCAGTATCCGCCAGATGATGACCTTTACTCTCAAGCAGGCCGGCTATGAGGCGATCGAAGCGGTCGACGGCAAGGACGCATTGACCAAATTCGCAACCGAAGATGTGCAGATGTTGATCACCGACCTCAATATGCCCAACATGGACGGGACGTCGCTGATTCGCGAGGTGCGCAAGAACGCCGCCAACCGGTTCATGCCGATCCTTATGCTGACCACCGAATCCCAGGAAAGCAAAAGGCAGGAAGGGAAAAGTGCTGGCGCCTCGGCGTGGATCGTCAAACCCTTCAAGGCCGAGCAGCTTCTCGGTGTCGTCAAAATGGTGCTGGCCTGA
- a CDS encoding sensor domain-containing protein — translation MHQSSQKEQGDLLRIATSSGDAYLQTLARHLIRASAAEYAYIAHFDPPGSPRLTTLVLCQGETSLPNLSFDFSEPLWKSVWPDSLAGGAPLHAENVSGIALTSREGTPLGTMAVLGKTPLQDSERVQSLLGLFADRTAALLEERCALKGAEKRLTLMASLLDGIPHPILFKDREGKYLGCNAATEKMLGFSRQQIVGKSLNEVAPKDLRTDCCLTEQRILSGEITATQHEAPLTLPDGEIRQFLIHKAAVTTAEGKIEGVACSFLDVTERSKAGTELENKQKFLQNIIDSVLDPIKVIGTDKKVLLLNAAARRPGTLADCAGEEMTCRDICHAVDTPCQNDVSLCPIEEVLRRKTHTKLLQYQRGNQGETELFEVVAAPFWSDEGELRGVIHWGRNVSERASMQSRIGEQEDRLQFLAYHDPLTRLPNRLLFQERLTRAMSRSRRTEEVCALVFVDIDRFRVINDSLGHDIGDLTLIEIGRLLLKGVRETDTVARFGGDEFMILLEGLEHQEQIALVVRKILALFDNSIRIRDIELFVTASVGICLFPHDAHDVESMIKNAEIAMYRGKTEGQNTYAFYRRSMDCRAHDQYALEMDLRRGINEGEMRLFYQPQIDLCQGKVTGFEGLMRWLHPQRGTVSPEEFIPLAEETGLIVSLGESALEQACRFIRRRQDLGRATGNVAVNISPRHFRQPGFVEMVTEVLTRTGGNPRHLELEITEGMIMDDRENAIRTMEELSWMGVGLAIDDFGTGYSSLSYLKRFPVNTLKIDRSFVTDLSRDSNDGAIITAIMALAKSMTLRVLAEGVESEAQLKALRGYGCNLIQGYFFSAAIPENEALTFEDSFRM, via the coding sequence ATGCACCAATCATCCCAAAAGGAGCAGGGCGACCTTCTCCGCATCGCCACCTCTTCCGGCGACGCCTATCTTCAAACGTTGGCCCGCCACCTGATCAGGGCCTCGGCCGCAGAGTACGCCTACATCGCTCATTTCGACCCGCCCGGCTCCCCTCGCCTGACGACCCTCGTCCTCTGCCAGGGCGAGACCTCCCTCCCCAACCTCTCCTTCGATTTTTCCGAGCCCCTCTGGAAATCGGTCTGGCCAGACTCCTTGGCCGGTGGCGCCCCTCTCCATGCGGAAAACGTCTCAGGGATCGCGCTGACATCCAGGGAAGGAACGCCTCTCGGAACGATGGCGGTCCTCGGCAAGACCCCTCTGCAAGACAGCGAAAGGGTGCAATCCCTTCTCGGGCTCTTTGCCGATCGCACCGCCGCTCTTCTCGAGGAACGCTGTGCGCTCAAAGGCGCAGAAAAAAGACTGACGCTGATGGCATCGCTCCTCGATGGAATCCCGCACCCGATCCTCTTCAAGGACCGGGAGGGGAAGTACCTGGGGTGCAATGCCGCCACGGAGAAAATGCTCGGTTTCAGCCGCCAACAGATAGTCGGGAAGTCGCTGAACGAAGTGGCTCCGAAGGACCTTCGGACGGACTGCTGTCTCACCGAGCAAAGGATCCTCAGCGGAGAGATAACCGCGACCCAGCACGAAGCCCCTCTCACCCTTCCCGACGGCGAGATTCGTCAGTTCCTGATCCACAAGGCTGCCGTCACCACGGCCGAAGGGAAGATCGAGGGAGTTGCCTGCTCCTTTCTCGATGTGACCGAGCGTTCGAAGGCAGGGACGGAGTTGGAGAATAAACAGAAATTTCTCCAGAATATCATCGACAGCGTCCTCGATCCGATCAAGGTCATCGGTACCGACAAGAAAGTCCTCCTCCTCAACGCCGCAGCCAGGCGTCCCGGCACCCTCGCCGATTGCGCCGGAGAAGAGATGACCTGCCGGGACATTTGCCATGCGGTCGACACCCCCTGCCAGAACGACGTCTCTCTCTGCCCGATCGAAGAGGTGTTGCGGCGGAAAACCCACACCAAGCTCCTCCAGTACCAACGAGGGAACCAGGGGGAGACGGAACTCTTCGAAGTCGTGGCGGCTCCCTTCTGGTCGGACGAAGGTGAGCTCCGGGGGGTCATCCACTGGGGACGCAACGTCAGCGAGCGGGCGTCGATGCAGTCGCGGATCGGGGAGCAGGAGGACCGCCTTCAATTTCTCGCCTACCATGACCCCCTGACCCGCCTCCCCAACCGGCTGTTGTTTCAGGAACGACTCACCCGGGCCATGTCCCGTTCCCGGCGCACCGAGGAGGTCTGCGCCCTTGTCTTTGTCGATATCGACCGTTTCCGAGTCATCAACGATTCCCTCGGCCACGACATCGGCGATCTGACCCTGATCGAAATCGGGCGCTTGTTGCTGAAGGGGGTACGGGAGACGGATACCGTCGCCCGCTTCGGAGGCGACGAGTTCATGATTCTCCTCGAAGGGCTCGAACACCAGGAGCAAATCGCACTGGTCGTCCGCAAGATCCTGGCGCTCTTCGACAATTCCATACGCATCAGAGACATCGAACTCTTTGTCACCGCCAGTGTCGGGATCTGCCTCTTCCCTCATGACGCCCACGACGTCGAAAGCATGATCAAAAACGCCGAAATCGCCATGTACCGGGGGAAAACCGAGGGGCAAAACACCTATGCCTTCTACCGCAGAAGCATGGACTGCCGGGCCCATGACCAGTATGCCCTGGAGATGGATCTTCGCCGGGGCATCAACGAAGGAGAGATGCGCCTCTTCTACCAGCCGCAAATTGACCTGTGCCAGGGGAAGGTCACCGGTTTTGAAGGATTGATGCGCTGGCTCCACCCCCAGCGCGGCACCGTCTCCCCCGAAGAGTTCATCCCCCTCGCCGAAGAGACCGGATTGATCGTCTCTCTGGGAGAGTCGGCCCTCGAACAGGCCTGCCGTTTCATCCGCCGCCGGCAAGATCTCGGACGGGCGACAGGGAACGTCGCGGTCAATATCTCGCCGCGTCACTTTCGCCAACCGGGCTTTGTGGAAATGGTCACGGAGGTTCTGACGCGCACCGGGGGCAATCCGCGACACCTGGAGTTGGAGATCACCGAGGGGATGATCATGGACGACAGGGAGAATGCAATCAGGACGATGGAAGAACTCAGTTGGATGGGAGTCGGTCTGGCCATCGACGACTTCGGCACCGGCTACTCCTCCTTGAGCTATCTCAAGCGTTTCCCCGTCAACACCTTGAAAATAGATCGTTCTTTTGTCACTGACCTCTCCCGTGACAGCAATGATGGGGCGATCATCACCGCGATCATGGCCCTGGCCAAAAGCATGACACTTCGCGTCTTGGCCGAGGGGGTCGAATCCGAGGCGCAGCTCAAGGCCCTGCGCGGTTATGGTTGCAATCTGATTCAAGGGTATTTTTTCAGCGCCGCCATTCCCGAGAACGAGGCGCTGACGTTTGAGGACTCCTTCCGAATGTAG
- a CDS encoding RHS repeat-associated core domain-containing protein, whose product MKTVKSIRSDIPSRMWPVYTTGYVFDSFGRLRELTYPDGEVLTYTYDQGGLLETAKGKKGGKSYEYLLDLAYDEYGQRVRLQLGNGVETRYDYDSLTRRLDHIFTTGDGGVLQNIDYSYDNVGNIKKTENQPFITRDATSRSVVQEYGYDDLHRLTSAVGKYAIGSDHLDRYAGTFAYDSIGNFQTKDQRHWYEDPLTGIQSDRPKTSYNFAYQYKGPQPHAVTNVGGNTYSYDASGNLALRVDDQTGQSRQILWNEENRITSLLDQGKETIFRYDDGGTRIFKSGKYGETIYVDPNFSIRNGEVASKHIFAGSTRIATKMVMKENRTGASKKTYVRPTDNKGDSATVPEKSQGNHGQVDKTLDPVLQEQVNGKAWEQRDRKTSSANGKGLGKEKRNANGGDAARETLLPGNSEKGLENALANGNGSKTGIYKRLDRLGYEVTIDHRIVLKGTDPTDPDSGTPIFTGPTIPEEQQIYYFHGDHLGSSSVITDRFGRNYEHLEYFPYGETWVEETRSERNLPFKFTGKELDPETGLYYFGARYYDPVVSVWVSVDPNIYSIFENKREFEFSRKLSLYSYVENRPLLLIDPDGKDSYLLTWLKAPGEVGHAAFGVDLYQKNIDASTGKVTYSDTGKIQILELWPGVAVGKTNSRDDVKSDYNVGQVVDKNDIVNYKGGENRSAEGVLQITNGKNTEEKAFSTERILRTMESFKNKNKLYNGEKNNCSDYAAEGVSASGLKLGSKDKVTALGGILSSDVRTPNKLWRDTSSQPGVNVLKDPGGKVNEGYDF is encoded by the coding sequence GTGAAGACCGTCAAGTCGATCCGCTCGGACATCCCCTCGCGCATGTGGCCGGTCTACACCACCGGGTACGTCTTCGACTCCTTCGGGCGCCTGCGCGAGCTTACCTATCCCGACGGCGAGGTGCTCACCTACACCTATGATCAGGGAGGGCTGCTCGAAACCGCCAAGGGGAAGAAGGGGGGCAAGTCCTACGAATACCTCCTTGATCTCGCCTACGACGAGTACGGCCAGCGGGTGCGCCTGCAGCTCGGCAACGGCGTCGAGACCCGCTACGACTACGATTCTCTCACCCGGCGGCTCGACCACATCTTCACCACCGGCGACGGCGGCGTGCTGCAGAACATCGACTACAGCTACGACAACGTTGGCAACATCAAAAAGACCGAGAACCAGCCCTTCATCACCCGCGACGCCACCAGCCGCAGCGTGGTGCAGGAGTACGGCTACGACGACCTGCATCGGCTGACCTCGGCCGTGGGGAAATACGCCATCGGCAGCGATCATCTCGACCGCTACGCCGGCACTTTTGCCTACGACAGCATCGGCAACTTCCAGACCAAGGACCAGCGCCACTGGTACGAGGACCCGCTCACCGGCATCCAGTCCGACCGGCCCAAGACGAGCTACAACTTCGCCTACCAGTACAAAGGACCGCAGCCCCACGCCGTGACCAACGTCGGCGGCAACACCTACAGCTACGACGCGAGCGGCAACCTGGCCCTGCGCGTCGACGACCAGACCGGCCAGAGCCGGCAGATCCTCTGGAACGAGGAGAACCGCATCACCAGCCTCCTCGACCAGGGCAAAGAGACGATCTTCCGCTACGACGACGGCGGAACGCGCATCTTCAAGAGCGGCAAGTACGGCGAGACGATCTACGTCGACCCCAACTTCTCCATCCGCAACGGCGAAGTCGCCAGCAAGCACATCTTCGCCGGCAGCACCCGCATCGCCACCAAGATGGTGATGAAAGAGAACAGAACCGGCGCCAGCAAAAAGACCTACGTGCGCCCGACCGACAACAAGGGGGACAGCGCCACCGTCCCCGAGAAGAGCCAGGGGAACCACGGCCAGGTCGACAAGACGCTCGACCCCGTCCTGCAGGAGCAGGTCAACGGCAAGGCGTGGGAGCAGCGCGACCGCAAGACCTCTAGCGCCAACGGCAAGGGGCTCGGCAAAGAGAAGCGCAACGCCAACGGCGGGGACGCGGCACGGGAGACGCTCCTCCCCGGCAACAGCGAGAAGGGCTTGGAGAACGCCCTTGCCAACGGCAACGGCAGCAAGACCGGCATCTACAAGCGTCTCGACCGCCTCGGCTACGAGGTGACCATCGATCACCGCATCGTCCTTAAGGGGACGGACCCGACCGATCCCGACAGCGGCACCCCCATCTTCACCGGCCCGACGATCCCCGAAGAGCAGCAGATCTATTACTTCCACGGCGATCATCTGGGGAGCTCCAGCGTCATCACCGACCGCTTCGGGCGCAACTACGAGCACCTGGAGTACTTCCCCTACGGCGAGACCTGGGTTGAAGAGACCCGCAGCGAGCGCAATCTGCCGTTCAAGTTTACGGGGAAGGAGCTCGATCCGGAGACGGGGCTGTATTACTTCGGGGCGCGGTATTATGATCCGGTGGTGAGTGTTTGGGTGAGTGTGGATCCAAATATATATTCAATTTTCGAAAACAAAAGGGAATTCGAATTTTCTAGGAAATTGTCCCTATATAGTTATGTAGAAAATAGACCACTCTTATTGATTGACCCAGATGGTAAAGACAGTTACCTTTTGACTTGGCTTAAGGCGCCAGGAGAGGTTGGTCATGCAGCATTTGGTGTAGATTTGTATCAAAAAAATATTGATGCAAGCACTGGTAAGGTAACGTATTCTGATACAGGAAAAATTCAAATTCTTGAACTTTGGCCCGGTGTTGCTGTAGGTAAAACCAACTCAAGAGATGATGTTAAATCTGATTATAATGTAGGTCAAGTTGTTGATAAGAATGATATTGTAAATTATAAGGGTGGTGAAAATAGAAGCGCAGAAGGTGTGTTGCAAATAACCAACGGTAAGAACACAGAAGAAAAAGCTTTTTCAACAGAAAGAATACTTCGAACTATGGAGAGTTTTAAAAATAAAAATAAACTATATAATGGAGAGAAAAATAATTGCTCAGATTATGCAGCTGAAGGTGTTTCGGCTTCTGGACTAAAGTTAGGTTCTAAAGACAAAGTTACTGCCTTAGGTGGTATATTAAGTTCAGATGTTCGCACTCCAAATAAGTTGTGGAGAGATACATCTTCACAACCTGGCGTAAATGTTCTTAAAGACCCGGGAGGGAAAGTTAATGAAGGGTATGATTTTTAG